The genomic stretch CTCTACATAGCTCTGGGCTCCTACAGCCACCACCGCCACCTCCTCCGCCACCAGCCCTGGTCCCAGGCTACAATGGGACTTCTAACCTCTCCAGTTATAGCTATCCCTCTGCTAGCTATCCTCCTCAGACTGCTGTGGGATCTGGGTACAGCCCTGGGGgtgcacctcctcctccttcagcgTACCTGCCTTCAGGAATTCCTGCTCCTACCCCTCTGCCCCCAACCACAGTTCCTGGCTACACCTACCAAGGTCATGGTCTGACACCTATTGCACCCTCAGCCCTGACAAACAGTTCAGCAAGCTCTCTCAAAAGAAAAGCTTTCTATATGGCAGGGCAAGGGGATATGGACTCCAGTTATGGAAATTACAGCTATGGCCAACAGAGATCTACACAGAGTCCTATGTACAGAATGCCCGACAACAGCATTTCAAACTCAAATCGGGGGAATGGCTTTGACAGAAGTGCTGAAACATCATCCTTAGCATTTAAGCCAACGAAGCAGCTAATGTCCtctgaacagcaaaggaaattcaGCAGCCAGTCCAGTAGGGCTCTGACCCCTCCTTCCTACAGTACTGCTAAAAATTCACTAGGATCAAGATCCAGTGAATCCTTTGGGAAGTACACGTCACCAGTCATGAGTGAGCATGGGGACGAGCACAGGCAACTCCTCTCTCACCCAATGCAAGGCCCTGGGCTCCGTGCAGCTACCTCATCCAACCACTCTGTGGACGAGCAACTGAAGAATACTGACACACACCTCATTGACCTGGTAACCAATGAGATCATCACCCAAGGACCACCGGTGGACTGGAATGACATTGCTGGCCTTGACCTAGTGAAGGCTGTCATTAAGGAAGAGGTTTTATGGCCAGTGTTGAGGTCAGATGCATTCAGTGGACTGACAGCCTTACCACGGAGCATCCTTTTATTTGGACCTCGAGGAACAGGCAAAACCTTATTAGGCAGGTGCATAGCTAGTCAGCTGGGGGCCACATTTTTCAAAATCGCTGGTTCTGGCCTAGTTGCCAAGTGGctaggagaagcagagaaaattATCCACGCCTCTTTCCTTGTGGCCAGATGTCGCCAGCCCTCAGTGATTTTTGTTAGTGACATTGACATGCTTCTCTCCTCTCAAGTGAGTGAGGAGCACAGTCCAGTCAGTCGGATGAGAACCGAATTTCTGATGCAGCTGGACACTGTACTAACATCGGCTGAGGACCAAATCATAGTAATCTGTGCCACCAGTAAACCAGAAGAAATAGATGAGTCTCTTCGGAGGTACTTCATGAAACGACTTTTAATCCCACTTCCTGACAGCACAGCAAGGCACCAGATAATAGTACAACTGCTCTCACAGCACAATTACTGTCTCAATGACAAGGAGTTTGCACTGCTCGTCCAGCGCACAGAAGGCTTTTCTGGACTAGACGTGGCTCACTTGTGTCAGGAAGCAGCGGTGGGGCCCCTCCATGCCATGCCAGCCACAGACCTCTCAGCCATTATGCCCGGCCAGTTGAGGCCCGTTACATATCAAGACTTTGAAAATGCTTTCTGCAAGATTCAGCCTAGCATATCTCAAAAAGAGCTTGATATGTATGTTGAATGGAACAAAATGTTTGGTTGCAGTCAGTgataacttcttttaaaaaaagtgtaatGAATGTTGGCACACGCACATAAAACCTGCTACATAGGGTATAGAGTCCCTTTCCAGTAGTATTTAAATTGCAAAGGGTACTGGGGAAGACGATGATTAAGTTGCATCTTTAGAGTCAGGGTagatttggaggaaaaaatgCATCAAATAAGAGCTTCTGATTTGAAAGCCCCAGATGACAGACAGCATCTGTTGATGCTCAGTTCGGTTCAAGCTAGACAACACTCACCAAGGAGCAAGGTGCAAGTGTGTTGACTTCAGAAGGACATGAACCTCGTGTGTTGATTCCATTCTGCTGTTCTCGAGATTTAGTTGCTGTCAAGTGCCTGGAGtggtgctttattttttgtttgcctcACAATTACATTGGTGGCATGTGCTAATATAAAGAGCTTTAACTTCAAACATTATTGGACTAAAGAGATGAACGGTTGTGTTATGACAGAAAACcagatttttgccattttaagagCAACAGTATTCCTCAATCCTGTCTGTTCTGCAGTATTAAGCTAAGAACAGGTAAAACAGGGTAACGGTAATCTGGACCTTAATTTCTGcagttcatttcttttaatgttcttGTCTGCAAAAACTCAGGAAAGCGATTGTGATTTGTACAGTACCTCAAAGGAATGTGTTGAAAGCACTATGTACTGCTGAGAGTAATGGGATAGGCTTCAATGttactttatattaaaatgtatgtttaccTCAACAATTGGAAAATAGCAAGGAAAATTACTTTGAATGtatccagaaaaataattaagtgtgATACAACTGAATATTTACAATTTAAAGTAGAAATGGAAggattttttaagtttcttttactAATTATGGGGAATTAACCAGAGCAGAGTAATTCTTTATGTCAATAACTGCAAGAATTCTTCGTACATTGCTCCTTGGTAGTGAAGTGAAAATGTTCTCAAAAGGTACACTGGTTAATGGAAAGCTACTTCTTCAGTTTGTGTTAGTGTCTAGGACAGTCAGCTGCAAAACCTGTTTAGGACTCTGAAAGTCACAGTGCCCAAAAACTGGGACTGCGTTGTACCGCAtagttggtggtggtggtggtggtggtggtggtggtggtggtggtggtggtttgcAAGTTCTCTCTTAAAACTGCTGGGAATGGTGTTATTCTATTCACTAATCTAGCTTATCGGCTTGCCATGCTGTTTGATAGAACTCGGAAGACAGCAACCCAAGCAAACaaacattattaataaataaatacaaaaggcaaccaaccaactTATATATACCCACAAAGAATGCCCACATCCCCTCTCCTTCTTTTTGACTCCTCTCTTGTCAG from Phyllostomus discolor isolate MPI-MPIP mPhyDis1 chromosome 4, mPhyDis1.pri.v3, whole genome shotgun sequence encodes the following:
- the FIGN gene encoding fidgetin isoform X1, yielding MISSTSVYGLKMQWTPEHAQWPEQHFDITSTTRSPAHKVEAYRGHLQRTYQYAWANDDISALTASNLLKKYAEKYSGILEGPVDRPVLSNYSDAPSGLVNGRKNESEPWQPSLNSEAVYPMNCVPDVITASKAGVSSALPPADVSASIGSSPGVASNLTEPSYSSSTCGSHTVPSLHAGLPSQEYAPGYNGSYLHSTYSSQAAPALPSPHPSPLHSSGLLQPPPPPPPPPALVPGYNGTSNLSSYSYPSASYPPQTAVGSGYSPGGAPPPPSAYLPSGIPAPTPLPPTTVPGYTYQGHGLTPIAPSALTNSSASSLKRKAFYMAGQGDMDSSYGNYSYGQQRSTQSPMYRMPDNSISNSNRGNGFDRSAETSSLAFKPTKQLMSSEQQRKFSSQSSRALTPPSYSTAKNSLGSRSSESFGKYTSPVMSEHGDEHRQLLSHPMQGPGLRAATSSNHSVDEQLKNTDTHLIDLVTNEIITQGPPVDWNDIAGLDLVKAVIKEEVLWPVLRSDAFSGLTALPRSILLFGPRGTGKTLLGRCIASQLGATFFKIAGSGLVAKWLGEAEKIIHASFLVARCRQPSVIFVSDIDMLLSSQVSEEHSPVSRMRTEFLMQLDTVLTSAEDQIIVICATSKPEEIDESLRRYFMKRLLIPLPDSTARHQIIVQLLSQHNYCLNDKEFALLVQRTEGFSGLDVAHLCQEAAVGPLHAMPATDLSAIMPGQLRPVTYQDFENAFCKIQPSISQKELDMYVEWNKMFGCSQ
- the FIGN gene encoding fidgetin isoform X2; protein product: MQWTPEHAQWPEQHFDITSTTRSPAHKVEAYRGHLQRTYQYAWANDDISALTASNLLKKYAEKYSGILEGPVDRPVLSNYSDAPSGLVNGRKNESEPWQPSLNSEAVYPMNCVPDVITASKAGVSSALPPADVSASIGSSPGVASNLTEPSYSSSTCGSHTVPSLHAGLPSQEYAPGYNGSYLHSTYSSQAAPALPSPHPSPLHSSGLLQPPPPPPPPPALVPGYNGTSNLSSYSYPSASYPPQTAVGSGYSPGGAPPPPSAYLPSGIPAPTPLPPTTVPGYTYQGHGLTPIAPSALTNSSASSLKRKAFYMAGQGDMDSSYGNYSYGQQRSTQSPMYRMPDNSISNSNRGNGFDRSAETSSLAFKPTKQLMSSEQQRKFSSQSSRALTPPSYSTAKNSLGSRSSESFGKYTSPVMSEHGDEHRQLLSHPMQGPGLRAATSSNHSVDEQLKNTDTHLIDLVTNEIITQGPPVDWNDIAGLDLVKAVIKEEVLWPVLRSDAFSGLTALPRSILLFGPRGTGKTLLGRCIASQLGATFFKIAGSGLVAKWLGEAEKIIHASFLVARCRQPSVIFVSDIDMLLSSQVSEEHSPVSRMRTEFLMQLDTVLTSAEDQIIVICATSKPEEIDESLRRYFMKRLLIPLPDSTARHQIIVQLLSQHNYCLNDKEFALLVQRTEGFSGLDVAHLCQEAAVGPLHAMPATDLSAIMPGQLRPVTYQDFENAFCKIQPSISQKELDMYVEWNKMFGCSQ